The following are from one region of the Betta splendens chromosome 15, fBetSpl5.4, whole genome shotgun sequence genome:
- the fgfbp3 gene encoding fibroblast growth factor-binding protein 2 produces the protein MSVLPCCSLLLLLLCLPVLPEAKRQSGHGRPDKPRAAPTAPAAPAKRPRSRSVAVSGELSTKDGHRCSWHTSGEGLVSLLVNCSAGVLGEQRYWCRYAGKPDLCQGYGLKSSQYWKQLVGKLKKRQNACEGEKVLKAKTCKKAPAEAHMKLAQRSGGEEGKGGRGGGRKKASAASKSPEGGRAERRRKKEEQEKKKPEEQQEQEEQQKKKPEEQEQQEQQEQGYVSDMEPVQSYCSEGWNAVCSFFVKFFEG, from the exons ATGAGCGTCCTGCCGTGCTGctccctgctcctgctcctcctctgcctccctgtgCTCCCAGAGGCCAAGCGTCAGTCTGGCCACGGGAGGCCCGACAAGCCCCGGGCGGCAccgacggcgccggcggcgccggccaAGCGCCCGCGGAGCCGCTCCGTGGCCGTCTCTGGAGAGCTGAGCACCAAGGACGGGCACCGCTGCTCCTGGCACACGTCCGGCGAGGGCCTGGTGAGCCTGCTGGTCAACTGCAGCGCCGGGGTGCTCGGGGAGCAGAG GTACTGGTGTCGCTACGCCGGTAAACCAGACCTGTGCCAGGGCTACGGGCTGAAGTCCAGCCAGTACTGGAAGCAGCTGGTGGGGAAGCTGAAGAAAAGGCAGAACGCCTGTGAGGGAGAAAAGGTTCTGAAGGCCAAAACCTGCAAGAAGGCGCCAGCCGAGGCCCACATGAAGCTGGCCCAGCGcagcgggggggaggaggggaagggggggagggggggcgggagGAAGAAGGCCTCAGCGGCCAGTAAGAGcccggagggagggagggcggagaggaggaggaagaaggaggagcaggagaagaagaagcccgaggagcagcaggagcaggaggagcagcagaagaagaagcccgaggagcaggagcagcaggagcagcaggagcagggctACGTCAGCGACATGGAGCCGGTGCAGAGTTACTGCAGCGAAGGCTGGAACGCCGTCTGCTCCTTCTTTGTCAAGTTCTTTGAGGGCTGA
- the LOC114842221 gene encoding D(1)-like dopamine receptor: MPLFSLEMETHTTWSNFTQVLSKLDGTGSEEDGGGGGGGLRVLISCILFLLIVSTLLGNTLVCAAVVRFRHLRSKVTNFFVISLAVSDLFVAILVMPWEAITEVTGTWLFGRFCDVWIAFDIMCSTASILNLCIISVDRYWAISSPFKYERKMTHRVAFVMIGVAWTLSILISFIPVQLNWHREGGGPVTEEVLPATAVSGSSRTNSSQSCVASLNRTYAISSSLISFYIPVLIMVATYTRIYRIAQTQIRQIAALEQAAEQAHNPGPGLNRNQRPQQRRPNDEASLKSSFKKETKVLKTLSIIMGVFVFCWLPFFVLNCTLPFCDPPCVSGTTFTVFVWFGWANSSLNPVIYAFNADFRRAFATILGCNRMCSNNAVEAVNLSNELVSYHHDTTLHKDTLVPAGPQQNPRSANVGSEQLDVMSARFDEDSLVSNGSQVNARLQLLPATVQNQHRHRHRHQDQDQDQDQDQDQHQHQHQHQEISLETITPFTSAAELETDALIPGQVHQNR; this comes from the coding sequence ATGCCACTTTTTTCTTTGGAAATGGAAACCCACACTACGTGGAGTAATTTCACGCAGGTTCTGTCGAAGCTGGACGGAACGGGCTCCgaggaggacggcggcggcggcggcggcgggctgCGCGTCCTCATCAGCTGCATCCTCTTCCTGCTCATCGTGTCCACGCTGCTCGGGAACACGCTGGTGTGCGCCGCCGTGGTCCGGTTCCGACACCTGCGCTCCAAAGTTACCAACTTCTTCGTGATCTCGCTGGCCGTGTCCGACCTGTTCGTGGCCATTCTGGTGATGCCGTGGGAGGCCATCACGGAGGTGACGGGCACCTGGCTGTTCGGACGGTTTTGCGACGTCTGGATCGCCTTCGACATCAtgtgctccacagcctccatcctGAACCTGTGCATCATCAGCGTGGACCGGTACTGGGCCATCTCCAGCCCCTTCAAGTACGAGAGGAAGATGACGCACAGAGTGGCCTTCGTCATGATTGGGGTCGCGTGGACCCTGTCCATCCTGATCTCCTTCATCCCCGTGCAGCTGAACTGgcacagagaggggggggggccgGTGACGGAGGAGGTTCTGCCAGCGACGGccgtcagcggcagcagccggaCCAACAGCAGCCAGAGCTGTGTCGCCAGCCTGAACAGAACCTACGCCATCTCATCGTCCCTCATCAGCTTCTACATCCCAGTGCTCATCATGGTCGCCACCTACACGCGCATCTACCGCATCGCTCAGACCCAGATCCGCCAGATTGCGGCGCTGGAGCAGGCGGCTGAGCAGGCGCACAACCCAGGCCCCGGCCTGAACCGGAACCAGCGGCCGCAGCAGCGCCGGCCCAACGACGAGGCCTCCTTGAAGTCGTCCTTCAAGAAGGAAACCAAGGTTCTGAAGACGCTGTCCATCATCATGGGCGTCTTCGTCTTCTGCTGGCTGCCGTTCTTCGTCCTCAACTGCACCCTCCCGTTCTGCGACCCGCCCTGTGTCAGCGGCACCACCTTCACGGTCTTCGTCTGGTTCGGTTGGGCCAACTCCTCGCTCAACCCCGTCATCTACGCCTTCAACGCAGACTTCCGCCGGGCCTTCGCCACCATTCTGGGCTGCAACAGGATGTGCTCCAACAACGCGGTGGAGGCTGTGAACCTCAGCAACGAGCTGGTTTCCTACCACCACGACACCACGCTCCACAAGGACACGCTGGTCCCGGCCGGGCCTCAGCAGAACCCTCGCAGCGCCAACGTGGGTTCTGAGCAGCTGGACGTCATGAGCGCGCGGTTCGACGAGGACTCGCTCGTCTCCAACGGTTCCCAGGTTAacgccaggctgcagctgctccccGCCACGGTCCAGAaccagcaccggcaccggcaccggcaccaggaccaggaccaggaccaggaccaggaccaggaccagcaccagcaccagcaccagcaccaggagATCTCCCTGGAGACGATCACACCGTTTACCTCGGCAGCAGAGCTGGAGACAGACGCACTGATTCCTGGACAGGTTCATCAGAACCGATAG